One Thermicanus aegyptius DSM 12793 DNA segment encodes these proteins:
- a CDS encoding HNH endonuclease, with the protein MNIINVINTITLPRIEDWEVKEHWRKEWIPVSDEKSTDIEIDNDFTIKQRALALMRSRKTWLMNRVYTTYYDEYSLLVCFDSGGVYYFNNKKYELVIQNNHIYLRDYITGETKLVYDGEFFYPTPKKWLMKSSSRLSRSHRYGIEWGKNGFRADRIFIKDHQLIAVLYFGQEAIYAVEESHSLVVNHRNLNKHDNRPENLELCTDEENTEHYLTMKPILEAKKLEFSRLVVSIIQQIYGNESQSIVS; encoded by the coding sequence ATGAATATCATAAATGTTATTAATACAATTACACTTCCCCGTATAGAAGATTGGGAGGTTAAAGAGCATTGGCGTAAAGAATGGATTCCAGTTTCGGATGAAAAGAGTACAGATATTGAAATCGACAATGACTTTACGATAAAACAACGTGCACTTGCTTTAATGAGAAGCCGTAAGACGTGGTTGATGAATAGGGTTTACACCACTTATTACGATGAATATTCACTTTTGGTTTGTTTTGATTCAGGAGGGGTTTATTATTTCAATAATAAAAAGTACGAATTGGTAATTCAAAATAACCATATTTATTTAAGAGATTATATAACGGGTGAAACCAAACTTGTGTATGATGGTGAGTTCTTCTATCCTACTCCGAAAAAATGGCTGATGAAAAGTAGTTCAAGATTAAGTAGGTCACATCGTTATGGAATAGAATGGGGGAAAAATGGTTTTAGAGCAGACAGAATTTTTATAAAGGATCATCAGCTAATTGCAGTTCTATATTTCGGACAAGAGGCGATATATGCTGTTGAAGAGTCTCATAGTTTAGTCGTAAACCATCGGAATCTAAATAAGCATGATAATCGTCCTGAAAACTTAGAGCTTTGTACAGATGAAGAAAATACTGAGCACTACCTTACTATGAAACCAATTCTTGAAGCAAAAAAGTTGGAATTTTCAAGATTAGTGGTGAGTATAATTCAACAAATTTATGGTAATGAGAGTCAATCTATTGTAAGTTAG
- a CDS encoding recombinase family protein gives MARVGYLRVRRKQEIEEFENKAKVDKIFIDLTDEFGFTNGDSLKSMLEQLEFQDTVVIRNLCDVADDVIELRKFIVTLRDMDVALVMLESNDLSILTPQGYETLSMIVEFQKDKAKGQQLKQMKAGRPSKPYPPNFLEVYEAYRTKNVNGSKSVKGLSGPEAAKKLSISYNKFRELVKIFELKV, from the coding sequence ATGGCAAGAGTTGGTTATCTTCGTGTAAGACGGAAACAGGAAATTGAAGAATTTGAGAACAAAGCCAAAGTGGACAAAATTTTTATAGACTTGACGGACGAGTTCGGATTCACGAATGGTGATTCTTTGAAATCAATGTTGGAGCAGCTTGAATTTCAGGATACTGTCGTAATTCGTAATTTATGCGATGTTGCAGATGATGTTATCGAATTACGTAAATTTATAGTCACTTTGAGGGATATGGATGTAGCTTTGGTAATGCTTGAGTCGAATGATTTGAGTATCTTGACGCCACAAGGGTATGAAACACTTTCTATGATTGTAGAATTTCAAAAGGACAAGGCTAAGGGTCAACAATTGAAACAAATGAAAGCTGGTCGACCTTCCAAGCCTTATCCACCAAATTTTCTGGAGGTATATGAAGCCTACCGCACCAAGAATGTTAATGGATCAAAATCAGTAAAAGGATTATCGGGACCGGAAGCCGCAAAGAAATTGTCGATCAGCTACAATAAGTTCCGCGAGTTGGTCAAGATTTTCGAATTAAAGGTTTAA